From a single Candidatus Methanomethylicota archaeon genomic region:
- a CDS encoding M28 family peptidase, protein MIPKSDKVEKERLKSIIKEFSSYGNRWIGREGEKLAANYILNVFNELGMDEVLTQEFKVLEYVPSNCNLLITSPIREEIKCEPLQYSECGQIEGEIIFLGEFENYLQPINLPTDSVKDKIALIVSDTPAFYIDILVKKNAAGLIVATDAPNGLIRSLAGKTYPPPLNTHADAWKAPIPGVIISKKSLYKILSLISIGRVKASIEHKANYRNVMTKNIIGVLNSSDKSSNEEVVVGAHYDSQVKGLGVWDNLTGVSILLEIARILSSNKDNKRNIVLAAFGAEEIGLWGSALYVHNKKEEIRKNCVAMFCLDAVSNVFSNKKSLWSEGKLRDFIIERSMKYGLRIDNIHPLNLSYSDYYPFAVNNIPSAMLWEYPPTHPYYHTEEDTIDYISYDKLAFMGNFILKLINEISNSTDLTF, encoded by the coding sequence TTGATACCTAAATCTGACAAAGTAGAGAAAGAGAGGCTAAAAAGTATAATTAAAGAATTTAGTTCTTATGGGAACAGATGGATAGGAAGAGAAGGAGAAAAATTAGCAGCCAATTATATCCTAAATGTTTTTAACGAATTGGGAATGGATGAGGTTTTAACTCAAGAGTTTAAGGTTCTTGAGTACGTGCCCTCCAATTGCAATTTATTGATAACTTCTCCGATTCGGGAAGAGATCAAATGTGAGCCATTACAGTATAGTGAATGTGGCCAGATAGAAGGTGAAATAATCTTCCTAGGTGAATTTGAAAATTATTTACAACCAATTAATTTGCCTACTGATAGTGTAAAGGATAAAATCGCATTAATAGTGTCTGATACGCCAGCTTTCTATATTGATATACTAGTCAAAAAAAATGCTGCAGGTCTCATTGTCGCTACCGATGCTCCTAATGGCTTGATCAGGTCTCTAGCTGGAAAAACATATCCTCCTCCATTGAATACCCACGCAGATGCATGGAAAGCACCCATCCCAGGTGTCATTATATCCAAAAAGAGCCTCTACAAGATTCTTTCCTTAATATCTATTGGAAGAGTTAAAGCAAGTATTGAACATAAAGCGAATTACAGGAATGTTATGACGAAAAACATAATTGGAGTTTTAAATAGTTCAGATAAAAGTAGTAATGAAGAAGTTGTAGTAGGGGCGCATTATGACTCGCAAGTGAAGGGATTGGGTGTATGGGATAATTTGACAGGCGTTTCTATTTTACTTGAGATTGCAAGAATTCTCTCTTCAAATAAGGATAACAAGAGAAATATAGTTTTGGCTGCTTTTGGAGCTGAGGAAATTGGATTGTGGGGTTCCGCCTTATATGTGCATAATAAAAAAGAAGAAATTAGAAAAAATTGTGTAGCGATGTTTTGTCTTGACGCCGTTAGTAATGTCTTTTCCAATAAGAAGAGCCTTTGGTCTGAGGGTAAGCTAAGAGATTTTATTATTGAACGATCTATGAAATATGGGCTCCGAATTGATAATATCCACCCCTTAAATTTAAGCTATAGTGATTATTATCCATTCGCAGTAAACAATATACCATCAGCTATGCTTTGGGAATATCCCCCTACTCACCCATACTATCATACAGAGGAAGATACGATTGACTATATAAGCTATGATAAACTTGCATTCATGGGTAACTTTATTCTAAAGTTAATTAACGAAATATCCAACAGTACTGATCTCACTTTTTAA